The Fulvivirga ligni genome window below encodes:
- a CDS encoding TraR/DksA family transcriptional regulator, which produces MSKEEKTRYSDAELAEFETLINEKLEKAKGELKILKGSLNKSNDEGTDSTSGNTKVLEDGADTAEKENLSQLAARQQKFINNLENALIRIKNGTYGVCSVTGKLIAKERLKAVPHTTQSIEAKLSQQN; this is translated from the coding sequence ATGAGCAAGGAAGAAAAGACCAGGTACTCAGACGCTGAGTTAGCGGAATTTGAAACGTTAATCAATGAAAAGCTGGAAAAAGCCAAAGGCGAGCTTAAGATTTTAAAAGGATCTTTAAATAAAAGCAATGATGAGGGCACTGACAGCACTTCTGGTAATACCAAAGTCTTAGAAGATGGTGCGGATACGGCAGAGAAAGAAAATCTTAGTCAGTTAGCGGCAAGACAGCAAAAATTTATCAACAATCTTGAGAATGCTCTAATAAGAATCAAAAACGGTACTTATGGCGTGTGTTCTGTAACAGGAAAGTTGATTGCTAAGGAAAGACTTAAAGCAGTACCTCATACTACACAATCTATTGAGGCTAAATTGAGCCAACAGAATTAA
- a CDS encoding isoaspartyl peptidase/L-asparaginase family protein: MNLRLHILINCIVLLSFFFSSCKQHGEESDSSALNAKTTEVVQGAGPITLVIHGGAGTIKKENMTPEREKAYQEKLQEALNTGYQILKDGGSALDAVTGTIQVMEQSPLFNAGKGAVFTNQGKNELDASIMDGATGMAGAVAGISRIKSPILAARTVMEKSPHVMMAGHGAEVFAEEQGMEMVEPSYFFDETRFEQFQKIKEQQDNKETAYMQTYPDYKFGTVGCVALDSKGNIAAGTSTGGMTNKKYGRIGDSPVIGAGTYAHNETCGISGTGHGEYFIREVIAYDVAANMKYNYMTVEEATKEVISRKLTETGGTGGVIALDRQGNVAMTFNTAGMFRGYIKEENKPQVFMYGNELN, from the coding sequence ATGAATTTAAGACTACACATACTTATTAATTGCATTGTTCTTTTATCCTTTTTCTTCAGTTCATGTAAGCAGCATGGCGAAGAAAGTGACAGTTCAGCCCTTAACGCAAAAACTACTGAAGTGGTTCAAGGAGCCGGACCAATTACTTTGGTGATCCATGGTGGCGCCGGTACCATCAAGAAAGAAAACATGACTCCTGAACGAGAAAAAGCTTATCAAGAAAAGCTTCAGGAAGCGTTAAACACTGGTTATCAGATATTAAAAGATGGCGGATCGGCTTTAGATGCTGTAACGGGAACCATTCAGGTAATGGAACAATCACCTCTATTTAATGCCGGAAAAGGTGCCGTATTCACCAATCAGGGTAAAAACGAATTAGATGCCTCCATTATGGATGGAGCCACTGGCATGGCTGGCGCAGTAGCAGGCATAAGCCGCATAAAAAGTCCTATTCTAGCCGCTCGTACCGTAATGGAGAAATCACCTCATGTAATGATGGCTGGCCACGGTGCAGAGGTTTTTGCAGAAGAGCAGGGCATGGAAATGGTAGAGCCATCATACTTTTTTGATGAAACGAGGTTTGAGCAATTCCAAAAAATAAAGGAACAGCAGGACAACAAGGAAACGGCCTATATGCAAACTTATCCTGACTATAAATTTGGAACTGTAGGCTGTGTAGCACTTGACTCGAAGGGAAACATAGCAGCAGGAACATCCACCGGAGGAATGACAAATAAAAAATACGGAAGAATAGGAGACTCTCCAGTTATTGGCGCAGGCACCTATGCTCATAATGAGACATGTGGCATATCAGGCACAGGACATGGCGAATACTTTATAAGAGAAGTGATTGCTTATGATGTTGCCGCTAACATGAAATATAATTACATGACGGTTGAGGAAGCCACAAAAGAGGTAATCAGCAGGAAGCTTACAGAAACAGGAGGAACAGGCGGCGTTATTGCACTAGACCGACAAGGAAATGTGGCCATGACGTTT